The following proteins are encoded in a genomic region of Verrucomicrobiota bacterium:
- a CDS encoding sulfatase, translating to MKYFTILILALSLGFTGCNKQKEASTPKNVIVLLVDDLGWADLGCYGSTFYESPRIDAFAKESARFTNAYTPNPVCSPTRAAIMTGKYPSRVNITDWIPGKEEPDARLVTPEDRYNLALEEVTLAEALKEHGYQTFYAGKWHLGDEGHYPQDQGFDINKGGHDRGSPPGGYYAPFNNPQLEDKPDDRYLTDRLTNECIEFLETRDAEKPFLMYMAYYTVHTPIQGWDEYDDYFEEKKKGLPNGGEIVTRQEHMGVTRLNQSDHKYAAMMKALDNSVGRILDAVKAMNLEDDTIILFSSDNGGLSTLARPGPTSDVPLRAGKGWCYEGGIRVPLIIRAPGIKTSNKTIDTPAISMDFFPTLLDLAGLPARPELHRDGISLKPLIDGKSVKDRSLFWHYPHYHGSTWTPGAAIRDGDWKLIQFYEYEKVELYNLKDDIGETNDLSKTRPEKTAELLAKLKALQAETGSQIPYPRI from the coding sequence ATGAAATATTTCACCATTCTCATACTAGCGCTCTCATTAGGCTTCACAGGCTGTAACAAGCAAAAAGAGGCAAGCACTCCTAAAAATGTTATCGTACTATTAGTTGATGACCTCGGCTGGGCGGACCTCGGCTGTTACGGAAGCACCTTCTATGAATCTCCACGAATCGACGCCTTCGCCAAAGAGTCAGCTCGCTTCACCAACGCGTATACCCCCAACCCTGTTTGCTCCCCTACCCGCGCAGCCATCATGACGGGCAAGTATCCCTCTCGTGTGAACATCACCGATTGGATTCCCGGAAAGGAAGAACCCGATGCACGGCTTGTAACTCCGGAAGATCGTTACAACCTGGCACTTGAAGAAGTCACCCTTGCGGAAGCACTCAAAGAACACGGCTACCAAACCTTCTATGCAGGCAAATGGCATTTGGGCGACGAGGGCCATTATCCACAAGACCAGGGATTTGACATCAACAAGGGCGGCCACGACAGGGGCAGTCCTCCTGGAGGCTATTATGCACCCTTCAACAATCCTCAATTGGAAGATAAACCCGATGACCGCTACCTCACGGATCGCTTGACCAACGAATGCATCGAATTCCTCGAAACGCGCGATGCCGAAAAACCATTTCTCATGTATATGGCTTACTATACCGTCCACACACCGATCCAGGGATGGGACGAATACGATGACTATTTCGAAGAGAAGAAGAAGGGTCTTCCCAATGGCGGTGAAATCGTCACACGCCAGGAGCACATGGGAGTTACCAGGCTCAACCAATCGGATCATAAATACGCCGCGATGATGAAAGCACTCGATAACAGTGTGGGACGAATCCTCGACGCGGTTAAGGCGATGAACCTCGAAGACGACACCATCATCCTATTCTCTTCGGACAACGGAGGATTATCCACTTTGGCGAGACCAGGCCCTACCTCAGACGTTCCACTACGAGCTGGCAAGGGCTGGTGTTACGAAGGCGGAATTCGAGTACCGCTAATCATTCGCGCACCAGGAATAAAGACCTCCAATAAAACCATTGATACACCAGCTATCAGCATGGATTTCTTTCCCACCTTACTCGACCTGGCCGGACTTCCTGCACGACCGGAACTACACAGGGACGGCATCAGCCTCAAACCTTTGATAGACGGAAAGTCGGTTAAGGACCGCTCCCTCTTCTGGCACTACCCCCATTATCATGGGTCAACCTGGACGCCGGGCGCTGCCATCCGGGACGGAGATTGGAAGCTCATTCAATTTTACGAATACGAAAAGGTGGAGCTGTATAACCTCAAGGACGACATCGGCGAAACCAACGATCTTTCCAAAACACGTCCGGAAAAAACAGCGGAACTGCTCGCCAAACTCAAGGCGTTGCAGGCGGAAACCGGCTCGCAGATTCCCTATCCGAGAATTTGA
- a CDS encoding sulfatase: MTRFLSLLLICSTLVGLSGQERPPVVSSSKPNVLFILADDLGWKDTGFMGSTYFETPNLDKLAAQSMVFTQAYAGAANCAPSRACLMSGQASPRHGIYTVSPSDRGNAVTRKLIPTKNVDHLYDEAVTLAEVLRGLGYQTCQAGKWHLGDDSRTQGFDRNIGGWTVGSPKGGYFAPWENPFLESGPDGEYLTDRITTEALGWLEERDRNRPFFLYLPYYAVHTPLQAKPELIEKYEKKGPQGGVDNPVYAGMVDNMDTQIGRVLSYLESEDLKKDTLIVFSSDNGGIRAIAPQDPLRAGKGSYYEGGIRVPMTVSWPGHIQPGTQSDAQVTFVDWMPTFATLLGASLPNQPLDGIDFSPVLLGKGKMPERSLYFHFPIYLQTYHPNKDDGRDPLFRTRPGSIIRKGDWKLHEYFEDGALELYNLATDLGETNNVIKSHPKVAKELYEELKAWRNRVNAQVPTDPNPEYHPVLAADFLIKSLNNNGR, encoded by the coding sequence ATGACCCGATTCCTTTCACTTCTCTTAATCTGTTCAACCTTAGTAGGTCTTAGCGGCCAAGAACGGCCACCTGTGGTGAGCTCGTCGAAGCCAAACGTCTTGTTCATACTGGCCGACGACCTCGGCTGGAAGGATACAGGCTTTATGGGGTCTACTTATTTTGAGACGCCGAATCTTGATAAATTGGCTGCACAAAGCATGGTCTTTACCCAAGCCTATGCAGGGGCTGCAAATTGCGCACCATCGAGAGCCTGCCTCATGTCGGGACAAGCTTCACCACGACACGGCATTTACACGGTGAGTCCATCGGACAGGGGAAACGCGGTCACCAGAAAACTGATACCTACAAAAAACGTCGACCACCTTTACGACGAAGCCGTAACGCTCGCAGAGGTACTGCGTGGGCTGGGCTATCAAACCTGTCAGGCAGGAAAATGGCACTTGGGCGACGACTCGCGCACCCAGGGGTTCGACCGCAACATTGGTGGCTGGACAGTGGGAAGTCCGAAAGGAGGCTACTTCGCACCCTGGGAAAATCCATTCCTCGAAAGCGGACCTGATGGCGAATACCTGACCGACCGGATTACCACTGAGGCATTAGGATGGCTTGAAGAAAGAGACAGGAATCGGCCTTTCTTTCTCTACCTCCCCTACTACGCCGTCCACACGCCCTTGCAGGCTAAACCCGAGTTGATAGAAAAGTACGAAAAGAAAGGACCTCAAGGTGGTGTCGACAATCCGGTTTATGCAGGGATGGTGGATAATATGGACACTCAAATCGGACGCGTCCTCAGCTACCTCGAAAGTGAAGACTTAAAGAAAGACACCTTAATCGTCTTTTCCTCAGACAATGGAGGTATTCGTGCGATCGCACCTCAGGACCCCTTACGCGCAGGAAAAGGATCCTATTACGAAGGCGGTATCCGGGTTCCTATGACGGTATCCTGGCCAGGACATATTCAACCGGGCACCCAATCAGATGCACAAGTCACCTTTGTGGATTGGATGCCAACATTCGCCACTCTCTTGGGAGCAAGTTTACCAAATCAACCGTTGGACGGTATCGATTTTTCTCCCGTACTGTTGGGCAAAGGGAAAATGCCGGAACGCTCTTTGTATTTTCATTTCCCTATTTATCTGCAAACTTACCATCCCAACAAGGATGACGGACGAGATCCTCTTTTCAGAACACGACCCGGTTCTATAATCAGGAAGGGGGACTGGAAACTCCACGAATACTTTGAGGACGGAGCCCTGGAACTCTACAACCTCGCCACGGATCTCGGAGAAACCAACAACGTTATAAAATCTCATCCCAAGGTGGCGAAGGAGCTCTATGAAGAATTGAAAGCCTGGCGCAACCGTGTAAACGCCCAGGTTCCCACAGATCCCAATCCTGAATACCATCCAGTTTTGGCAGCCGATTTCTTGATCAAAAGTTTAAACAACAACGGAAGATAA
- a CDS encoding arylsulfatase, giving the protein MFNRLPYSLLLLCAVFFFVGCSPSSDLAESRPTNIIYILADDLGYGDLSSWGQTHFKTPNLDALGASGMRFTRHYSGSTVCAPSRSCLMTGLHTGHTPIRGNKEIQPEGQEPLPDETVTLAEVLKEQGYATGAFGKWGLGFPGSEGDPIKQGFDEFFGYNCQRFAHNYYPYHLWHNEQRVELTENTGTAEGVYAPVLIQEKTLEFIEANKDQPFFCYVPHVVPHAEMFAPEEYMARFRGKFPPEKSYEGADEGHPMYRVGSYGSQKEGHAAFAAMVTMLDEHVGQIVAKVKELGLEENTLIIFTSDNGPHQEAGHDPAYFNSNGGLRGVKRDLYEGGIRVPMIASWKGVVEAGSESDHKSAFWDVFPTVAEVAGVASPASIDGISFLPTLTGNGEQFEHEYLYWEFHERGGRQGILKGNWKGVKYDIDKVPRAALELYDLSKDPYEQTNVAARFPKVIAELESLMKEANTPSPIEKFNFSPPSGE; this is encoded by the coding sequence ATGTTCAATCGTTTACCCTATAGTTTGTTGCTGCTTTGCGCGGTATTTTTTTTCGTGGGTTGTTCGCCCAGCTCCGACCTCGCCGAGAGTCGACCGACCAATATAATCTATATTTTAGCGGACGATCTCGGTTACGGTGATTTGAGCAGCTGGGGCCAGACGCATTTCAAGACGCCGAATCTGGATGCGTTGGGAGCTAGCGGCATGCGTTTTACCAGGCACTATTCTGGAAGTACCGTTTGTGCGCCGTCACGCTCCTGTCTTATGACGGGGCTGCACACCGGGCATACACCCATCCGCGGAAATAAAGAAATTCAACCGGAAGGGCAGGAACCTTTACCTGACGAGACGGTGACTCTGGCAGAAGTTCTTAAAGAACAAGGCTATGCCACAGGTGCCTTTGGTAAATGGGGACTTGGTTTCCCCGGAAGTGAAGGGGATCCAATAAAGCAGGGCTTTGATGAATTTTTCGGCTATAACTGTCAGCGCTTCGCCCATAATTATTATCCGTATCATCTATGGCATAATGAGCAGCGGGTTGAACTGACGGAAAATACAGGAACTGCCGAAGGTGTTTACGCGCCGGTATTGATTCAGGAAAAAACACTCGAGTTTATTGAAGCAAACAAGGATCAGCCTTTTTTCTGTTATGTGCCTCATGTGGTGCCACACGCCGAAATGTTTGCTCCTGAGGAATACATGGCTCGTTTTCGCGGAAAATTTCCTCCAGAAAAATCGTACGAAGGGGCCGATGAAGGCCACCCGATGTATCGCGTGGGTTCCTACGGTTCACAAAAAGAAGGACATGCGGCTTTTGCCGCCATGGTTACCATGCTCGATGAGCACGTGGGTCAAATTGTTGCCAAGGTCAAAGAGCTGGGGCTGGAGGAGAACACCCTCATTATTTTCACATCAGACAACGGACCACACCAGGAGGCCGGCCACGACCCCGCCTATTTCAACAGCAATGGTGGATTGCGTGGTGTTAAGCGCGATCTTTACGAAGGCGGAATTCGCGTGCCGATGATTGCCAGCTGGAAAGGAGTGGTTGAAGCAGGGTCAGAATCGGATCACAAATCTGCTTTCTGGGATGTATTCCCGACCGTGGCTGAGGTAGCTGGAGTTGCTTCACCTGCATCAATCGATGGCATCTCATTTCTGCCAACCCTGACCGGAAATGGCGAGCAATTTGAACATGAATACTTGTACTGGGAGTTCCACGAAAGAGGCGGTCGTCAGGGGATTCTAAAAGGTAATTGGAAGGGCGTGAAGTACGACATAGACAAAGTCCCACGTGCGGCTTTGGAGCTTTATGATTTGTCCAAGGATCCGTATGAGCAAACCAATGTGGCCGCTCGTTTTCCAAAGGTGATCGCTGAACTCGAATCTTTAATGAAGGAAGCTAACACGCCTTCACCCATAGAGAAATTCAATTTCTCACCTCCGTCTGGAGAATAG
- a CDS encoding chitobiase/beta-hexosaminidase C-terminal domain-containing protein, translated as MVWLRFQPVVEQQDSASNQSVESVARNTDSTPAAGLAIDTKEILDFQSWMSEFRGGNREDGFLQQGLQIAEARRSPMLQLIQTNSAAALGAAIGYADYAALPQNIKAMVEEPFTTTGDVQVTAICDHEDHTPQYHVSVYLEDKTRLRIGDEYEARTGLSKLDVPIQGIELDGWAVLDSKVFDVVDGEDADWAHETLPIGNPDPELDFLTGEELGPNPVTTVAGGFVFFFSNEETLAELEQLVHGFDQLPGKYTGSSVIYSEEVQNVQAKGFPIKQIQDSQLQLSINDTTGDKTSLFIRVVFSDKPDAPISKSDLETQINGPVSDALVNYSYDQTSMTATVTEAIYEVSMVSTEYAFTGGGDSVDESDLFDEAVALYQVDVPGDPYNTYDIVGVVFPKIDGVGWAGLGTVGGADSRHWLNGVASSETIIHEFGHNYGLSHSNYWVFNSTNTASTNPVDTSGANEEYGDFWDVMGDGDSTRGHFHMAAKRYLSWLGESQVETIDSDGTYERTIFRFDHENAKSDGLQGLEIKKTNNENYWVGFRRAFESNANYYRGAYILWERPPSGTDRNQGWIIDTTPGSEGERQDAGISLGRTYSDTTAQVHITPIAVGGSSPNEYLDVVVNVGAFTGNSAPTVSITAPATGDARASIAFSATGNDTNGDTLAYSWDLGNGEVYESSDSINASFTVGGTYTVSVTVSDMKGGTMTASEQITISDPLNTWTDRSFGSTKDMFSLAKNGTHVVAGGKSTLLRSTDGETWTNVSPSGMLNVSINSICWTGSEFVAVGQDYDFDVNGWQGVIYTSSDGETWTRDFEASALAGGASNGFVDVACNEEGSLIILVGDRDLVYKQEDGGDWTAVDLGLSVSTRLGIGFGGGVFVVGGFDFTNQLEGLYLFRTSDGVNWTDLEDNSDLNSNAGLDTIAHFNDIFIGSGFNSRVVFSENGGISWQTLQQGNRHDVHAFGFGAGVFYAIGEDEDNADATVNLVSSDGKIWEEVEAEATEEGNAVIFFNNSFIIAGGGRFNNEDDGFIKQSGLVEAADEVLAAPIISPSFGGFSDSVDVTITTDAEGAQIRYTLNGSEPTASSTLYSGAITITETTTVKAKVFKSELDPSVTASRTYTKALEGFAAWIDGFEVGDETVASDNPDGDWANNFFEWAVGSLPNDGDSVPDAPELSFNSLGRAVFTISRFAKSADVTLSIEKSTDMKTWDPLPTTPTTDSATMLVLVSDSAINTFPCFLRIRAKD; from the coding sequence GTGGTTTGGCTTCGATTCCAGCCGGTAGTGGAGCAGCAGGATTCTGCTTCAAACCAATCGGTTGAAAGCGTTGCCCGAAACACTGATTCAACACCGGCAGCAGGCTTAGCGATCGATACTAAAGAAATCCTGGATTTTCAGTCTTGGATGTCTGAATTTCGTGGAGGTAATCGAGAGGACGGATTCTTGCAGCAAGGGTTGCAAATCGCCGAGGCACGGCGGTCTCCCATGCTTCAATTAATTCAAACCAATAGTGCTGCCGCATTGGGAGCCGCCATAGGCTATGCTGATTATGCTGCGCTGCCCCAAAACATTAAGGCTATGGTTGAAGAACCGTTTACTACAACGGGCGATGTTCAAGTAACTGCCATTTGTGACCATGAGGACCATACCCCTCAATATCATGTGAGTGTTTACCTCGAGGATAAAACTCGGCTTCGAATTGGAGACGAGTACGAGGCTCGTACCGGTCTCTCCAAATTGGATGTCCCCATCCAGGGAATAGAGTTGGATGGTTGGGCAGTTCTCGATTCCAAAGTATTTGATGTCGTGGACGGGGAAGATGCAGATTGGGCTCACGAAACCTTACCCATCGGGAATCCGGATCCTGAGTTGGACTTCTTAACCGGAGAGGAGCTTGGACCAAACCCGGTTACCACGGTAGCCGGTGGATTTGTTTTCTTTTTCTCAAATGAAGAGACTTTGGCTGAGTTGGAGCAATTGGTGCATGGGTTTGATCAGTTGCCTGGAAAATATACAGGAAGTTCGGTCATCTATTCAGAGGAGGTTCAGAATGTTCAGGCAAAAGGATTTCCAATTAAACAAATTCAGGATAGTCAATTGCAACTCTCCATAAACGATACGACCGGGGATAAAACCTCGCTGTTTATCCGGGTCGTTTTCTCGGACAAACCCGATGCTCCGATCAGCAAGTCGGATTTGGAAACTCAGATTAATGGACCTGTTTCGGATGCACTTGTGAATTACTCCTACGACCAAACGTCGATGACGGCGACCGTTACAGAGGCGATTTATGAGGTGAGCATGGTTAGTACGGAATATGCCTTCACTGGAGGTGGTGATAGTGTCGATGAGTCGGATCTGTTCGATGAGGCTGTCGCATTATATCAGGTAGATGTACCCGGAGATCCGTATAATACTTATGATATCGTAGGGGTTGTTTTCCCAAAAATTGATGGAGTAGGCTGGGCTGGGCTGGGAACCGTCGGTGGCGCCGATTCTCGCCACTGGCTGAATGGCGTAGCCAGCTCGGAAACGATCATCCATGAGTTTGGCCATAATTATGGACTCAGTCATTCAAACTACTGGGTATTTAACAGCACAAATACTGCCTCTACTAACCCAGTCGATACCTCTGGGGCGAATGAAGAATACGGCGACTTCTGGGATGTTATGGGTGATGGAGATTCCACACGTGGGCACTTCCATATGGCTGCGAAGCGTTATCTAAGTTGGTTGGGGGAAAGTCAGGTTGAAACCATCGACAGTGATGGGACATATGAACGCACAATTTTTCGCTTCGACCATGAGAACGCCAAGTCTGACGGATTGCAGGGCCTGGAAATCAAAAAAACCAACAACGAAAATTACTGGGTAGGTTTCCGTCGAGCTTTTGAATCGAACGCCAATTATTATCGAGGGGCATACATTTTGTGGGAGCGACCTCCATCCGGGACTGATAGAAACCAGGGTTGGATTATTGATACAACTCCCGGGTCGGAAGGGGAACGTCAGGATGCTGGGATTTCTCTCGGTCGGACCTATTCAGATACGACAGCTCAAGTGCACATCACCCCCATCGCGGTCGGTGGTAGTTCACCAAATGAGTATCTGGATGTCGTGGTAAATGTAGGGGCCTTCACTGGAAATAGTGCCCCAACCGTTTCGATCACCGCGCCGGCTACTGGAGATGCGCGAGCTTCTATCGCTTTTTCTGCCACGGGTAACGACACCAATGGCGATACCCTTGCCTATTCCTGGGATCTCGGAAATGGAGAAGTATACGAAAGTTCCGATTCTATCAACGCGTCTTTTACGGTAGGAGGTACTTATACGGTATCAGTCACTGTAAGTGATATGAAGGGCGGAACCATGACAGCCTCTGAGCAGATTACCATTTCAGATCCATTGAACACCTGGACAGACCGAAGCTTTGGCTCTACAAAAGATATGTTTTCTCTGGCCAAAAATGGCACTCATGTTGTGGCTGGTGGGAAGTCGACTCTACTCCGATCGACTGACGGTGAGACATGGACCAATGTGAGCCCAAGCGGTATGTTAAATGTTTCCATTAACAGTATTTGCTGGACCGGGTCCGAGTTTGTGGCCGTTGGCCAAGACTATGACTTCGATGTGAATGGATGGCAGGGCGTGATTTACACTTCGTCGGATGGCGAGACCTGGACTCGAGATTTTGAGGCTTCAGCGTTGGCAGGAGGGGCCAGTAACGGGTTTGTAGATGTTGCCTGCAATGAAGAAGGCAGCTTGATCATTCTGGTCGGAGACCGAGACCTGGTATACAAGCAGGAAGATGGAGGCGACTGGACCGCAGTGGATCTTGGATTGAGTGTTTCCACAAGACTGGGTATAGGATTCGGCGGAGGCGTATTTGTGGTCGGTGGGTTCGATTTCACCAATCAACTGGAAGGACTGTACCTATTCCGTACTTCCGATGGAGTTAATTGGACGGATCTGGAAGACAATAGCGATCTGAACTCGAATGCCGGGTTAGATACGATTGCCCACTTTAATGACATCTTTATCGGGAGCGGATTCAACTCCCGAGTCGTATTTTCAGAAAATGGTGGCATCAGTTGGCAGACTTTACAGCAAGGAAACCGACACGATGTGCACGCCTTTGGATTCGGAGCCGGGGTTTTTTACGCGATCGGTGAAGACGAGGACAATGCGGATGCCACGGTGAACTTGGTATCCAGCGACGGAAAGATATGGGAAGAAGTCGAGGCCGAGGCGACTGAAGAAGGAAATGCGGTCATCTTTTTCAACAACTCATTCATCATTGCTGGTGGAGGGCGTTTTAATAATGAGGATGATGGCTTTATCAAGCAGTCCGGTCTTGTGGAGGCTGCTGATGAAGTGCTGGCTGCTCCGATTATTTCTCCTTCCTTTGGAGGATTCAGCGATTCTGTTGATGTAACGATCACCACGGATGCCGAAGGTGCTCAGATAAGGTACACCTTGAATGGATCGGAACCGACAGCGAGTTCAACCCTCTATTCCGGTGCCATCACTATTACCGAAACCACAACCGTAAAAGCCAAAGTCTTTAAAAGCGAACTCGACCCGAGTGTCACAGCTTCACGGACATACACCAAGGCTTTAGAGGGGTTTGCCGCCTGGATTGATGGCTTCGAAGTAGGTGATGAAACTGTTGCCTCAGACAATCCAGACGGAGACTGGGCGAATAATTTCTTTGAGTGGGCTGTGGGCAGTCTTCCCAATGATGGTGACTCGGTTCCTGACGCTCCTGAACTATCCTTTAACTCTTTAGGGAGAGCGGTATTTACAATCAGTCGATTTGCTAAGTCCGCCGATGTGACTTTGTCGATTGAGAAATCGACAGATATGAAGACATGGGATCCGTTGCCAACCACCCCCACCACGGATAGCGCAACCATGTTGGTCCTGGTTTCGGATTCGGCTATCAACACCTTCCCCTGTTTCCTGAGAATTAGGGCGAAAGATTAA
- a CDS encoding peptidylprolyl isomerase, giving the protein MKRFISCVCFLISTAFQLSAFTPSSEGIYGVIEVTYRDPDPGEQAQVTEEIVFQFFFAEAPVTSANFIGLAEGKIKWYDFETQTIRGGPDNPEPYFDGLIFHRIVPNFVIQTGSRNGSGSDGPGWQIPDEVSPVLNHTGGGVVSMANSANGAINRNSGGSQFFITMAQFPEGQPRLDNLNGNHSIFGQIVEGQLVAQRIARAPSSGSFPIEAWTATIQSVKIIREGAVANNWDPSKYWPQPTFRSPHPTLSNNLEDTDSNPDTPKTRVLKAVWLRNRNSQYLLEDSNDLESWRKTDFFDRGFSPDNDNLEVGEEPTYIQRFPSSDISSDRRHFYRMLETVFPATPSLSGKRLILNFDPKELTENEQLFITFLPEQLTVDFYDELTGGVQFTRSDQANMKPFGTVFGYQNFDLGPGEMDRDQAFITSDIFSPVQAYLSYETTSSGSAYFYYPTGRPEGFTATGTFSFEDGQPEPVRENKDLTRLTIITTFVPTNTSQESVISTYRIDLFGLFDSTDQTLSRLHEGNYRLSRNNTEFIQTGGVLYRWQVVNGQTYVTLDFDQIADIQVLLEGETTGNAKVFFLNNRQFQDGTFKIEPGEPKPPALDKEGDKLILVLDVSNPDLSTIVQSTINIDFYDNFEGGYETTRTDSDVNQFGNIVEYAWIKTTDETRVDIVYDDNGIPPMQVYLTPQPNGASSMGTAKVHFPFAGAVGDATYEYIVGGGNPRLETVDKTGTQLVLALGGQTIDTLTIDIFDNLSGVYSSTQASSIAKPTGVLNLYNWFERPDGTDLMAFSFSNISPIQVILTYTGTGKTTGMAEVLFLDSGNVSTVSFQIGTASPPRESVNKTGVKLIIDLELANGNSLIDKEEFTFLTSRTGTYSRFFPDNATPTNGLVTDYQWFENIGGGIDQVITTNDFLLDQQIFLKYNTATSGTVAVFFPTARNTVNGTFTITGP; this is encoded by the coding sequence ATGAAGCGTTTTATTTCTTGTGTCTGTTTCCTCATTAGCACCGCCTTTCAACTATCGGCATTCACTCCTAGTAGTGAAGGTATCTACGGAGTTATTGAAGTAACATACCGAGATCCTGACCCAGGTGAACAAGCTCAGGTGACTGAAGAGATTGTTTTTCAGTTCTTTTTTGCCGAGGCGCCAGTCACTTCAGCCAACTTTATCGGGCTAGCGGAGGGAAAGATCAAATGGTACGATTTTGAAACCCAAACGATTCGCGGAGGTCCAGATAACCCGGAACCCTACTTTGATGGTTTGATTTTTCACCGAATCGTACCGAATTTTGTGATTCAAACCGGTTCAAGAAACGGTTCGGGAAGCGATGGCCCTGGATGGCAAATTCCAGACGAAGTTTCCCCGGTACTCAATCATACCGGGGGCGGAGTCGTTTCCATGGCCAATTCTGCAAATGGTGCAATCAATCGAAATTCCGGTGGAAGCCAGTTTTTTATAACTATGGCTCAGTTTCCAGAAGGGCAACCACGTCTGGATAATTTAAATGGAAACCACTCAATTTTTGGTCAGATAGTAGAAGGACAACTTGTCGCGCAGAGAATTGCGCGAGCGCCATCATCAGGCAGCTTCCCCATTGAAGCCTGGACAGCGACCATTCAATCAGTGAAAATCATCCGTGAAGGTGCAGTAGCCAACAATTGGGATCCTTCAAAGTATTGGCCTCAGCCAACTTTTCGTTCTCCGCATCCAACTCTTTCAAATAATTTAGAAGATACGGATTCCAATCCCGATACACCCAAAACTCGTGTTTTGAAGGCCGTTTGGCTGCGCAATAGAAATAGCCAATACTTATTGGAAGATAGTAACGACCTGGAGTCCTGGAGAAAGACGGACTTCTTTGATCGAGGATTTAGTCCGGACAACGATAACTTGGAGGTAGGCGAGGAACCAACCTACATACAGAGATTTCCATCCTCGGATATTTCATCTGACAGACGTCATTTCTACAGAATGCTGGAGACAGTGTTCCCTGCAACTCCATCCCTAAGTGGCAAAAGACTCATTTTGAATTTTGATCCTAAAGAGCTTACGGAGAACGAACAATTATTTATCACCTTCCTTCCTGAACAACTCACTGTCGATTTCTACGATGAATTGACCGGAGGGGTGCAATTTACCCGCTCAGATCAAGCCAACATGAAACCATTCGGAACTGTGTTCGGCTACCAGAACTTCGATCTCGGCCCCGGGGAAATGGACCGAGATCAAGCGTTTATAACCTCAGACATATTCTCGCCTGTTCAAGCCTACCTGTCCTACGAAACAACAAGCTCAGGGTCGGCATACTTTTACTATCCAACGGGCAGACCTGAAGGTTTCACAGCGACTGGCACCTTTTCATTCGAAGATGGCCAACCAGAGCCCGTAAGAGAAAATAAAGATCTAACGAGGTTAACAATAATCACAACATTTGTCCCAACCAATACTAGCCAAGAGTCGGTTATTTCAACCTACAGAATCGATTTATTCGGACTTTTTGATTCAACTGATCAAACCCTTAGCAGATTACATGAAGGAAACTACAGACTCAGTCGTAATAATACTGAATTTATTCAAACGGGCGGGGTCCTGTACAGGTGGCAGGTTGTTAACGGGCAAACTTACGTTACTCTGGATTTTGATCAAATTGCGGATATACAAGTTTTGCTGGAGGGCGAAACCACTGGAAACGCTAAAGTATTCTTTCTAAACAATCGTCAATTCCAGGACGGTACATTTAAAATCGAGCCTGGTGAACCAAAGCCTCCGGCTTTAGATAAAGAAGGCGATAAGCTCATCCTGGTATTGGATGTATCGAATCCGGATCTGTCCACCATAGTTCAATCTACGATCAATATAGACTTCTACGACAATTTCGAAGGAGGTTACGAAACAACTAGAACGGATTCAGATGTTAATCAATTTGGCAACATAGTTGAATATGCCTGGATAAAAACAACAGATGAAACTCGGGTGGATATTGTATACGATGACAATGGGATACCCCCAATGCAGGTATATCTGACACCTCAACCCAATGGCGCCTCTTCCATGGGAACGGCGAAAGTTCATTTTCCATTCGCAGGCGCTGTCGGAGATGCCACTTATGAATACATTGTAGGGGGAGGGAATCCAAGGCTTGAAACAGTTGATAAAACCGGAACGCAATTGGTCTTAGCACTTGGGGGCCAGACCATTGATACGCTTACCATAGATATTTTTGATAACCTTTCAGGTGTTTACAGTTCTACACAGGCAAGCTCTATCGCCAAACCAACAGGAGTATTAAATCTCTACAATTGGTTCGAAAGACCGGACGGAACAGACCTAATGGCTTTCAGCTTCTCAAACATCTCACCCATACAGGTCATTCTTACGTATACGGGCACGGGAAAAACAACAGGAATGGCTGAAGTACTCTTTCTTGATAGCGGTAACGTTAGCACGGTTTCCTTCCAAATCGGAACAGCAAGCCCACCACGTGAATCTGTAAACAAGACAGGCGTAAAGTTGATTATCGATTTGGAGCTAGCCAATGGAAATTCTTTAATTGACAAAGAAGAGTTTACTTTTCTCACGAGTCGCACAGGAACGTATTCACGTTTCTTTCCGGACAATGCCACGCCAACTAATGGTTTGGTAACGGATTATCAGTGGTTTGAAAATATCGGCGGTGGGATTGACCAGGTAATCACTACGAACGACTTCCTCCTCGATCAGCAAATATTCCTAAAGTACAACACAGCTACTTCTGGAACAGTCGCCGTCTTCTTTCCTACAGCTCGAAATACGGTCAATGGTACATTCACTATAACAGGTCCATAA